Proteins from one Haemorhous mexicanus isolate bHaeMex1 chromosome 34, bHaeMex1.pri, whole genome shotgun sequence genomic window:
- the PNPLA6 gene encoding patatin-like phospholipase domain-containing protein 6 isoform X3 has protein sequence MTARGPWPPPGPERGETGGRILDGRSPPRPWGRASHSRRPRCWAPSWPSPSPSWLSLCWAGGCASRRSLRRSRRATASASGTRSCSTAARSCVSQSTSSLVDVSTASGAARPRSRKKLKVLSIAKKVSASFLRIQKEPPTLQLKEPPPSVLEADLTEFDVASSHLPSEVLYMLKNVRVLGHFEKPLFLELCKHMVFQQCQQGEDVFRPGQPDTSIYVLQEGKLELLLTEADGKETVMKEVFPGDSVHSLLSILDVITGHQRPYRTVCARAAEDSTVLRLPVEAFSAVFEKYPESLVRVVQIIMVRLQRVTFLALHNYLGLTNELFSHDMQPLRLFPQPCHATRTSPVRHSKRSLGSTDEGRDTAELMKAAGLETPAPPPLLSRCISMPVDISGIQKAPRSDFDMAYERGRISVSLQEDSTGAFGQVSQEPKERKSVTLEEQPSGVYHYSSCEEDTASGTGTGMGTWTCPFGPYQGRQTSDIFEEAKRELIKLMKIEDPSLLNNRVLLHHAKGGTVIARQGDQDVSLHFVLWGCLHVYQRMIDKEEDVCLFLTQPGELVGQLAVLTGEPLIFTIKANRDCTFLKISKSDFYEIMREQPSVVLSVAHTVAARMSPFVRQMDFAIDWMAVEAGRALYRQGDKSDCTYIVLNGRLRSVIQKGSGKKELVGEYGRGDLVGVVEALTRQPRATTVHAVRDTELAKLPEGTLNNIKRRYPQVVTRLIHLLSQKILGNLQQLRGPFAGPGLGMASSSEPINPTSNLSTVAVLPVCDEVPMAAFTLELQHALNAIGPTLLLTSDIIRARLGSSALESIQEYRLSGWLAQQEDLHRIVLYQTDCTLTPWTLRCIRQADCVLIVGLGDQEPALGELEQMLENTAVRALKQLVLLHREDGAGPARTVEWLNMRSWCSGHLHIRCPRRVFSRRSPAKLREMYEKVFEKSADRHSDFSRLARVLTGNTIALVLGGGGARGCSHIGVIKAMEESGIPIDLVGGTSIGAFIGALYAEERSAVRTKQRAREWARCMNSVFETVLDLTYPITSMFSGSAFNASINRVFQDKQIEDLWLPYFNVTTDITASAMRVHTDGSLWRYVRASMTLSGYLPPLCDPKDGNLLMDGGYINNLPADIARNMGAKTVIAIDVGSQDETDLCNYGDCLSGWWLLWKRLNPWAEKVKVPDMAEIQSRLAYVSCVRQLEVVKSSSYCEYIRPPIDRFKTMDFGKFDEIYDVGYQHGKVVFEGWSRGDVIEKMVQDRRSADFYESKRMDVLTCPSAGFTDLAEIVSRIEPAQSYLSDGYGDEESDYLTEYEDEGPESLRGEEDAAEWGSPEAEEEKSLRHRPSTAGTPPPPPRGPRRLLRDPRWHRPSPPHRGSPVSPPCPRGSLPRPPPFWHFPTGPRTPKVPPPRLRGPGVTRRVPGPPMSPHVPSVSPAPPPPRTVALSHPPGRPRGGAAVNFPFFGFFFNGSYGNPGRLDGNWLIIG, from the exons ATGACCGCGCGGGGGCCGTGGCCGCCGCCAGGGCCGGAGCGGGGCGAGACCGGCGGCCG GATTTTGGATGGGCGCAGCCCCCCCCGGCCATGGGGCAGAGCGAGTCACAGCAGGAGGCCAAG gtgctgggcaccATCCTGGCCCTCGCCGTCGCCGTCATGGCTGTCgctgtgctgggctggtggctgcGCCTCAAGA aGGTCCCTGCGCAGGAGCCGCCGCGCTACCGCTTCCGCAAGCGGGACAAGGTCCTGTTCTACAGCCGCAAGATCATGC GTGTCCCAGTCCACGTCGTCGCTGGTGGACGTCAGCACGGCCAGCGGCGCCGCGCGGCCCCGCAGCCGCAAGAAGCTCAAGGTGCTGAGCATCGCCAAGAA ggtctCGGCCAGCTTCCTGCGCATCCAGAAGGAGCCGCCCAcgctgcagctgaaggagccGCCGCCCTCGGTGCTGGAGGCCGACCTGACCGAGTTCGACGTGGCCTCGTCACACCTGCCCTCCGAGGTGCTCTACATGCTCAAGAATGTCCG ggtgctggggcactTTGAGAAGCCGctgttcctggagctgtgcaagCACATGGtgttccagcagtgccagcagggcgAGGACGTGTTCCGCCCCGGCCAGCCCGACACCAGCATCTACGTCCTGCAGGAGGgaaagctggagctgctgctcaccgAGGCG gacGGGAAGGAGACAGTGATGAAGGAGGTGTTCCCTGGGGACAGCGTCCACAGCCTGCTCAGCATCCTCGACGTTATCACG ggccaccagcgGCCGTACCGGACGGTGTGTGCCCGCGCGGCCGAGGACTCCACAGTGCTGCGCCTGCCGGTCGAGGCCTTCTCAGCCGTCTTTGAGAAGTACCCCGAGAGCCTGGTCAGGGTGGTGCAG ATCATAATGGTGCGGCTGCAGCGCGTCACCTTCCTGGCCTTGCACAACTACCTGGGCTTGACCAACGAGCTCTTCAGCCAC GACATGCAGCCCCTTCGGCTCTTCCCTCAGCCTTGCCACGCCACCCGCACCAGCCCCGTCCGGCACAGCAAGCGCAGCCTGGGCAGCACCGATGAGGGCCGGGACACCG ctgagctgatgAAAGCTGCTGGCCTGGAGACGCCAGCACCGCCGCCGCTGCTGAGCCGCTGCATCTCCATGCCCGTGGACATCTCTG GCATCCAGAAGGCTCCGCGCTCCGATTTCGACATGGCCTACGAGCGCGGGCGCATCTCGGTGTCGCTGCAGGAGGACAGCACCGGCGCCTTCGGGCAG gtgtcccaggagcCCAAGGAGCGCAAGTCAGTGACGCTGGAGGAGCAGCCCTCGGGGGTCTACCACTACAGCTCCTGCGAGGAGGACACAGCctcggggacagggacagggatggggacgtGGACGTGTCCCTTCGGGCCCTACCAGGGTCGCCAGACCAGCGACATCTTCGAGGAGGCCAAGCGGGAGCTCATCAAGCTCATGAAGATCGAG GACCCTTCTCTCCTCAACAACCGCGTCCTGCTCCACCACGCTAAGGGCGGCACGGTCATCGCCCGCCAGGGTGaccag GACGTGAGCCTGCACTTTGTGCTCTGGGGGTGCCTGCACGTGTACCAGCGCATGATCGACAAGGAGGAGGACGTGTGCCTGTTCCTGACACAGCCCGGCGAGCTGGTGGgacagctggctgtgctcaccGGGGAGCCCCTCATCTTCACCATCAAGGCCAACCGTGACTGCACCTTCCTCAAGATCTCCAAGTCTGACTTCTACGA gatCATGCGGGAGCAGCCCAGCGTGGTGCTGAGTGTGGCCCACACCGTGGCCGCCCGCATGTCGCCCTTCGTGCGCCAGATGGACTTCGCCATCGACTGGATGGCCGTGGAGGCTGGCCGGGCGCTCTACAG gcagggggaCAAGTCGGACTGCACCTACATCGTGCTCAACGGGCGGCTGCGCTCGGTCATCCAGAAGGGCAGCGGCAAGAAGGAGCTGGTGGGCGAGTATGGCCGCGGTGACCTCGTGGGCGTG GTGGAGGCGCTGACGCGGCAGCCCCGGGCCACCACGGTGCACGCGGTGAGGGACACGGAGCTGGCCAAGCTGCCCGAGGGGACCCTCAACAACATCAAGCGCCGATACCCACAG GTGGTCACCCGCCTCATCCACCTCCTGAGCCAGAAGATCTTGGGGAACCTCCAGCAGCTCCGCGGGCCTTTCGCAG GGCCCGGCCTGGGCATGGCCTCCAGCTCGGAGCCCATCAACCCCACCAGCAACCTGTCGACGGTGGCGGTGCTGCCTGTGTGTGACGAGGTGCCCATGGCGGCCTTCACGCTGGAGCTGCAGCACGCGCTCAACGCCATCG GCCCCACGCTGCTCCTCACCAGTGACATCATCCGCGCCCGCCTGGGCTCCTCGGCTCTGGAGAG CATCCAGGAGTACCGGCTGTCCGGCTGGCTGGCGCAGCAGGAGGACCTGCACCGCATCGTGCTCTACCAGACCGACTGCACACTGACCCCCTGGACGCTGCGCTGCATCCGCCAGGCCGACTGCGTCCTCATCGTGGGGCTGGGCGACCAGGAGCCCGCCCTGGGcgag ctggagcagatgCTGGAGAACACGGCGGTGCGGGCGCTgaagcagctggtgctgctgcaccGCGAGGATGGCGCCGGCCCGGCGCGCACGGTCGAGTGGCTCAACATGCGCAGCTGGTGCTCGGGCCACCTGCACATCCGCTGCCCCCGCCGCGTCTTCTCGCGCCGCAGCCCTGCCAAGCTG CGGGAAATGTACGAGAAGGTGTTTGAGAAGAGCGCCGACCGGCACAGCGACTTCTCGCGCCTGGCGCGCGTGCTCACCGGCAACACCATCGCCCTGGTGCTGGGCGGCGGCGGTGCCAG GGGCTGCTCGCACATCGGGGTCATCAAGGCCATGGAGGAGTCGGGGATCCCCATCGACCTCGTGGGGGGCACCTCCATCGGCGCCTTCATCGGCGCGCTCTACGCCGAGGAGCGCAGCGCCGTGCGCACCAAGCAGCGGGCGCGGGAGTGGGCCAGG tgCATGAATTCTGTTTTTGAGACTGTGCTGGACCTCACCTACCCCATCACCTCCATGTTCTCGGGCTCGGCCTTCAACGCCAGCATCAACCGAGTCTTCCAGGACAAACAGATCGAG GACCTGTGGCTGCCCTACTTCAACGTCACCACGGACATCACAGCCTCGGCCATGCGGGTGCACACGGACG GCTCGCTCTGGCGCTACGTGCGCGCCAGCATGACCCTCTCGGGGTACCTGCCCCCGCTCTGCGACCCCAAGGACGGCAACCTCCTGATGGACGGGGGGTACATCAACAACCTGCCAG CCGACATCGCGCGCAACATGGGCGCCAAGACGGTGATCGCCATCGACGTGGGCAGCCAGGACGAGACCGACCTGTGCAACTACGGCGACTGCCTGTCgggctggtggctgctctgGAAGCGCCTCAACCCCTGGGCCGAGAAGGTCAAG GTGCCGGACATGGCGGAGATCCAGTCGCGCCTGGCCTACGTGTCCTGCGTGCGGCAGCTCGAGGTGGTCAAGTCCAGCTCCTACTGCGAGTACATCCGGCCGCCCATCGACCGCTTCAAGACCATGGACTTCGGCAAGTTCGACGAGATCTAC GACGTTGGCTACCAGCACGGCAAGGTGGTGTTCGAGGGCTGGAGCCGCGGGGACGTCATCGAGAAGATGGTCCAGGACCGGCGCTCGGCCGACTTCTACGAGAGCAAACGCATGGAC gtgctcacctgtcccagcgCCGGTTTCACAGACCTGGCTGAGATCGTGTCGCGCATCGAGCCTGCCCAGTCCTACCTGTCCGATGGCTACGGCGACG AGGAGTCTGATTACCTGACTGAGTACGAGGACGAGGGCCCGGAGTCGCTGCGGGGCGAGGAGGACGCGGCTGAGTGGGGCAGCCCCGAGGCC gaggaggagaagtcCCTTCGGCACCGCCCGAGCACAGCCGGgacccccccgccccccccccgcgGACCCCGACGGCTTCTGAGGGACCCGCGGTGGcaccgcccctcccccccacaccgggggtccccagtgtcccctccctgcccccgggGGTCCCTGCCCCGCCCCCCCCCGTTCTGGCACTTTCCCACGGGGCCCAGGACCCCCAAGGTCCCCCCTCCCCGTCTGAGAGGCCCTGGGGTGACACGGAGGGTCCCGGGacccccgatgtccccccatgtcccctcggtgtccccagctcccccccccccccgcactGTTGCACTGTCCCACCCCCCCGGCCGGCCACGGGGGGGCGCTGCtgtaaattttcctttttttggttttttttttaacggtTCTTACGGAAATCCAGGCCGGCTGGATGGGAATTGGTTAATTATCGGTTAA
- the PNPLA6 gene encoding patatin-like phospholipase domain-containing protein 6 isoform X4 — protein sequence MTARGPWPPPGPERGETGGRILDGRSPPRPWGRASHSRRPRCWAPSWPSPSPSWLSLCWAGGCASRRSLRRSRRATASASGTRSCSTAARSCVSQSTSSLVDVSTASGAARPRSRKKLKVLSIAKKVSASFLRIQKEPPTLQLKEPPPSVLEADLTEFDVASSHLPSEVLYMLKNVRVLGHFEKPLFLELCKHMVFQQCQQGEDVFRPGQPDTSIYVLQEGKLELLLTEADGKETVMKEVFPGDSVHSLLSILDVITGHQRPYRTVCARAAEDSTVLRLPVEAFSAVFEKYPESLVRVVQIIMVRLQRVTFLALHNYLGLTNELFSHDMQPLRLFPQPCHATRTSPVRHSKRSLGSTDEGRDTAELMKAAGLETPAPPPLLSRCISMPVDISGIQKAPRSDFDMAYERGRISVSLQEDSTGAFGQVSQEPKERKSVTLEEQPSGVYHYSSCEEDTASGTGTGMGTWTCPFGPYQGRQTSDIFEEAKRELIKLMKIEDPSLLNNRVLLHHAKGGTVIARQGDQDVSLHFVLWGCLHVYQRMIDKEEDVCLFLTQPGELVGQLAVLTGEPLIFTIKANRDCTFLKISKSDFYEIMREQPSVVLSVAHTVAARMSPFVRQMDFAIDWMAVEAGRALYRQGDKSDCTYIVLNGRLRSVIQKGSGKKELVGEYGRGDLVGVVEALTRQPRATTVHAVRDTELAKLPEGTLNNIKRRYPQVVTRLIHLLSQKILGNLQQLRGPFAGPGLGMASSSEPINPTSNLSTVAVLPVCDEVPMAAFTLELQHALNAIGPTLLLTSDIIRARLGSSALESIQEYRLSGWLAQQEDLHRIVLYQTDCTLTPWTLRCIRQADCVLIVGLGDQEPALGELEQMLENTAVRALKQLVLLHREDGAGPARTVEWLNMRSWCSGHLHIRCPRRVFSRRSPAKLREMYEKVFEKSADRHSDFSRLARVLTGNTIALVLGGGGARGCSHIGVIKAMEESGIPIDLVGGTSIGAFIGALYAEERSAVRTKQRAREWARCMNSVFETVLDLTYPITSMFSGSAFNASINRVFQDKQIEDLWLPYFNVTTDITASAMRVHTDGSLWRYVRASASYTPYLPPLCDPKDSHWLVDGCYVNNVPADIARNMGAKTVIAIDVGSQDETDLCNYGDCLSGWWLLWKRLNPWAEKVKVPDMAEIQSRLAYVSCVRQLEVVKSSSYCEYIRPPIDRFKTMDFGKFDEIYDVGYQHGKVVFEGWSRGDVIEKMVQDRRSADFYESKRMDVLTCPSAGFTDLAEIVSRIEPAQSYLSDGYGDEESDYLTEYEDEGPESLRGEEDAAEWGSPEAEEEKSLRHRPSTAGTPPPPPRGPRRLLRDPRWHRPSPPHRGSPVSPPCPRGSLPRPPPFWHFPTGPRTPKVPPPRLRGPGVTRRVPGPPMSPHVPSVSPAPPPPRTVALSHPPGRPRGGAAVNFPFFGFFFNGSYGNPGRLDGNWLIIG from the exons ATGACCGCGCGGGGGCCGTGGCCGCCGCCAGGGCCGGAGCGGGGCGAGACCGGCGGCCG GATTTTGGATGGGCGCAGCCCCCCCCGGCCATGGGGCAGAGCGAGTCACAGCAGGAGGCCAAG gtgctgggcaccATCCTGGCCCTCGCCGTCGCCGTCATGGCTGTCgctgtgctgggctggtggctgcGCCTCAAGA aGGTCCCTGCGCAGGAGCCGCCGCGCTACCGCTTCCGCAAGCGGGACAAGGTCCTGTTCTACAGCCGCAAGATCATGC GTGTCCCAGTCCACGTCGTCGCTGGTGGACGTCAGCACGGCCAGCGGCGCCGCGCGGCCCCGCAGCCGCAAGAAGCTCAAGGTGCTGAGCATCGCCAAGAA ggtctCGGCCAGCTTCCTGCGCATCCAGAAGGAGCCGCCCAcgctgcagctgaaggagccGCCGCCCTCGGTGCTGGAGGCCGACCTGACCGAGTTCGACGTGGCCTCGTCACACCTGCCCTCCGAGGTGCTCTACATGCTCAAGAATGTCCG ggtgctggggcactTTGAGAAGCCGctgttcctggagctgtgcaagCACATGGtgttccagcagtgccagcagggcgAGGACGTGTTCCGCCCCGGCCAGCCCGACACCAGCATCTACGTCCTGCAGGAGGgaaagctggagctgctgctcaccgAGGCG gacGGGAAGGAGACAGTGATGAAGGAGGTGTTCCCTGGGGACAGCGTCCACAGCCTGCTCAGCATCCTCGACGTTATCACG ggccaccagcgGCCGTACCGGACGGTGTGTGCCCGCGCGGCCGAGGACTCCACAGTGCTGCGCCTGCCGGTCGAGGCCTTCTCAGCCGTCTTTGAGAAGTACCCCGAGAGCCTGGTCAGGGTGGTGCAG ATCATAATGGTGCGGCTGCAGCGCGTCACCTTCCTGGCCTTGCACAACTACCTGGGCTTGACCAACGAGCTCTTCAGCCAC GACATGCAGCCCCTTCGGCTCTTCCCTCAGCCTTGCCACGCCACCCGCACCAGCCCCGTCCGGCACAGCAAGCGCAGCCTGGGCAGCACCGATGAGGGCCGGGACACCG ctgagctgatgAAAGCTGCTGGCCTGGAGACGCCAGCACCGCCGCCGCTGCTGAGCCGCTGCATCTCCATGCCCGTGGACATCTCTG GCATCCAGAAGGCTCCGCGCTCCGATTTCGACATGGCCTACGAGCGCGGGCGCATCTCGGTGTCGCTGCAGGAGGACAGCACCGGCGCCTTCGGGCAG gtgtcccaggagcCCAAGGAGCGCAAGTCAGTGACGCTGGAGGAGCAGCCCTCGGGGGTCTACCACTACAGCTCCTGCGAGGAGGACACAGCctcggggacagggacagggatggggacgtGGACGTGTCCCTTCGGGCCCTACCAGGGTCGCCAGACCAGCGACATCTTCGAGGAGGCCAAGCGGGAGCTCATCAAGCTCATGAAGATCGAG GACCCTTCTCTCCTCAACAACCGCGTCCTGCTCCACCACGCTAAGGGCGGCACGGTCATCGCCCGCCAGGGTGaccag GACGTGAGCCTGCACTTTGTGCTCTGGGGGTGCCTGCACGTGTACCAGCGCATGATCGACAAGGAGGAGGACGTGTGCCTGTTCCTGACACAGCCCGGCGAGCTGGTGGgacagctggctgtgctcaccGGGGAGCCCCTCATCTTCACCATCAAGGCCAACCGTGACTGCACCTTCCTCAAGATCTCCAAGTCTGACTTCTACGA gatCATGCGGGAGCAGCCCAGCGTGGTGCTGAGTGTGGCCCACACCGTGGCCGCCCGCATGTCGCCCTTCGTGCGCCAGATGGACTTCGCCATCGACTGGATGGCCGTGGAGGCTGGCCGGGCGCTCTACAG gcagggggaCAAGTCGGACTGCACCTACATCGTGCTCAACGGGCGGCTGCGCTCGGTCATCCAGAAGGGCAGCGGCAAGAAGGAGCTGGTGGGCGAGTATGGCCGCGGTGACCTCGTGGGCGTG GTGGAGGCGCTGACGCGGCAGCCCCGGGCCACCACGGTGCACGCGGTGAGGGACACGGAGCTGGCCAAGCTGCCCGAGGGGACCCTCAACAACATCAAGCGCCGATACCCACAG GTGGTCACCCGCCTCATCCACCTCCTGAGCCAGAAGATCTTGGGGAACCTCCAGCAGCTCCGCGGGCCTTTCGCAG GGCCCGGCCTGGGCATGGCCTCCAGCTCGGAGCCCATCAACCCCACCAGCAACCTGTCGACGGTGGCGGTGCTGCCTGTGTGTGACGAGGTGCCCATGGCGGCCTTCACGCTGGAGCTGCAGCACGCGCTCAACGCCATCG GCCCCACGCTGCTCCTCACCAGTGACATCATCCGCGCCCGCCTGGGCTCCTCGGCTCTGGAGAG CATCCAGGAGTACCGGCTGTCCGGCTGGCTGGCGCAGCAGGAGGACCTGCACCGCATCGTGCTCTACCAGACCGACTGCACACTGACCCCCTGGACGCTGCGCTGCATCCGCCAGGCCGACTGCGTCCTCATCGTGGGGCTGGGCGACCAGGAGCCCGCCCTGGGcgag ctggagcagatgCTGGAGAACACGGCGGTGCGGGCGCTgaagcagctggtgctgctgcaccGCGAGGATGGCGCCGGCCCGGCGCGCACGGTCGAGTGGCTCAACATGCGCAGCTGGTGCTCGGGCCACCTGCACATCCGCTGCCCCCGCCGCGTCTTCTCGCGCCGCAGCCCTGCCAAGCTG CGGGAAATGTACGAGAAGGTGTTTGAGAAGAGCGCCGACCGGCACAGCGACTTCTCGCGCCTGGCGCGCGTGCTCACCGGCAACACCATCGCCCTGGTGCTGGGCGGCGGCGGTGCCAG GGGCTGCTCGCACATCGGGGTCATCAAGGCCATGGAGGAGTCGGGGATCCCCATCGACCTCGTGGGGGGCACCTCCATCGGCGCCTTCATCGGCGCGCTCTACGCCGAGGAGCGCAGCGCCGTGCGCACCAAGCAGCGGGCGCGGGAGTGGGCCAGG tgCATGAATTCTGTTTTTGAGACTGTGCTGGACCTCACCTACCCCATCACCTCCATGTTCTCGGGCTCGGCCTTCAACGCCAGCATCAACCGAGTCTTCCAGGACAAACAGATCGAG GACCTGTGGCTGCCCTACTTCAACGTCACCACGGACATCACAGCCTCGGCCATGCGGGTGCACACGGACG GCAGCCTCTGGCGCTACGTCCGAGCCAGTGCCTCCTATACCCCCTACCTGCCTCCGCTCTGCGACCCCAAGGACAGCCACTGGCTGGTGGACGGCTGCTATGTTAACAATGTCCCAG CCGACATCGCGCGCAACATGGGCGCCAAGACGGTGATCGCCATCGACGTGGGCAGCCAGGACGAGACCGACCTGTGCAACTACGGCGACTGCCTGTCgggctggtggctgctctgGAAGCGCCTCAACCCCTGGGCCGAGAAGGTCAAG GTGCCGGACATGGCGGAGATCCAGTCGCGCCTGGCCTACGTGTCCTGCGTGCGGCAGCTCGAGGTGGTCAAGTCCAGCTCCTACTGCGAGTACATCCGGCCGCCCATCGACCGCTTCAAGACCATGGACTTCGGCAAGTTCGACGAGATCTAC GACGTTGGCTACCAGCACGGCAAGGTGGTGTTCGAGGGCTGGAGCCGCGGGGACGTCATCGAGAAGATGGTCCAGGACCGGCGCTCGGCCGACTTCTACGAGAGCAAACGCATGGAC gtgctcacctgtcccagcgCCGGTTTCACAGACCTGGCTGAGATCGTGTCGCGCATCGAGCCTGCCCAGTCCTACCTGTCCGATGGCTACGGCGACG AGGAGTCTGATTACCTGACTGAGTACGAGGACGAGGGCCCGGAGTCGCTGCGGGGCGAGGAGGACGCGGCTGAGTGGGGCAGCCCCGAGGCC gaggaggagaagtcCCTTCGGCACCGCCCGAGCACAGCCGGgacccccccgccccccccccgcgGACCCCGACGGCTTCTGAGGGACCCGCGGTGGcaccgcccctcccccccacaccgggggtccccagtgtcccctccctgcccccgggGGTCCCTGCCCCGCCCCCCCCCGTTCTGGCACTTTCCCACGGGGCCCAGGACCCCCAAGGTCCCCCCTCCCCGTCTGAGAGGCCCTGGGGTGACACGGAGGGTCCCGGGacccccgatgtccccccatgtcccctcggtgtccccagctcccccccccccccgcactGTTGCACTGTCCCACCCCCCCGGCCGGCCACGGGGGGGCGCTGCtgtaaattttcctttttttggttttttttttaacggtTCTTACGGAAATCCAGGCCGGCTGGATGGGAATTGGTTAATTATCGGTTAA